In Capricornis sumatraensis isolate serow.1 chromosome 2, serow.2, whole genome shotgun sequence, the DNA window GGATTTCCCCGAGAATTTCTTTGAGGAGAGGGATACCTGCATCCGCTTTACAGTGCGGACGCTCCGGCAGAGAAGAGCGTTCTTGGCGTGATCCCGGAAGTCCTGCGAAACGAAGTAATAGACAAAGGGGTCGATGCAGCTGTTGAGGGTGGAGAGGCAGAGGGCCACGATGTACAGGGCGTAGACGTGACTCTGGCCCCAGGTCTTAATCAGGAAGTAGTGCGCCACGAGCAGAAGGTTACTGGGCGTGAAGCAGATCAGGTACATGGCCAGGACGGTGACAATGAGCTTGATGGCCCTCCGCCTCTTCTTTCCTGAGCTCTCATCCATGGCAGAAGACTGGAGGGTCCGGATCATGAGCACGTACGCCGAGGCCGTGAGGAAGGCTGGGAACAGAAAGACTCCAATGGCCAGAGACAGGAAGTAGTTGAACATGTCTCCCACCAGCACCTCCTCCGGCAAAACGTCGTGACAGGTCGTGATGTTAAGGGCCGGGATGTAGGAGGTCTGCTTTACGGCGTACAAGGGGATGGTAAGCAGCAGAATGAGCAGCCATATTCCCAGGGAGACGCCGATGGCAATGTTTGCCTGCTTCTTGGGGTGCA includes these proteins:
- the F2RL1 gene encoding proteinase-activated receptor 2, giving the protein MRSPSAAWLLWGVLLLAASASCNRTVAGDKRLSKGRSLIGNVDKSPVVTGRGVTVKPGFSVDEFSTSVLTGKLTTVFLPVVYTIVFVVGLPSNGMALWVFLFRTKKKHPAVIYMANLALADLLSVTWFPLKIAYHIHGNNWIYGESLCKVLIGFFYGNMYCSILFMTCLSVQRYWVIVNPMVHPKKQANIAIGVSLGIWLLILLLTIPLYAVKQTSYIPALNITTCHDVLPEEVLVGDMFNYFLSLAIGVFLFPAFLTASAYVLMIRTLQSSAMDESSGKKRRRAIKLIVTVLAMYLICFTPSNLLLVAHYFLIKTWGQSHVYALYIVALCLSTLNSCIDPFVYYFVSQDFRDHAKNALLCRSVRTVKRMQVSLSSKKFSGKSSSYSSSSTSVKGSY